Below is a window of Flavobacterium sp. N2820 DNA.
TTTTTTGGACTTCAAAACCTGAAGATTTGCAAAAGGTAAAAGCGCAATATCCCTATTTTTTTCCTGCTAATATTCCAGATTCAACATTAATCAATAAATTAAAAAATCCTTTATTGAAAGAACTTTATAAAGAAGTTCAAATGAAATATCCAAACCTAGGGAAAATTGAAAATGATATGGAAAAATTGTTTGCACATGTGCAATATTATTTTCCAAAATACAAAACGCCTCGTGTAATAACCTTAATTAATGAAGTAGATACAGATGGACGAGTTTTTTATGTAGATACATTGGCTTTGGTTTCGCTAGATTGTTATTTAGGGAAAGACCATCGTTTTTATGTTGATTTTCCTGAATTTAAGAAGTTTGAATTCGAAGAAAATCAGATTTTACCCAATTTAGTTTCTAGTTTTTGTTATGGAAAAATTGCAACTCCAACTGATCGAACATTACTTTCTGCAATGATTTACTACGGTAAAGAATTGTACATGAAAGATAAATTAATCCCAGAATATTCTGATGCAGATAAAATGGGATACACCGATTTGCAACTGAAATTTTGTCAAGAAAACGAATATTATATGTGGAGTAATTTAGTGGAAAATAAATTATTATACGATTCCAATCCAAAAAACGAACAACGTTTTATAAATCCGGCTCCATTTTCAAAATTTTATTTAGAAATTGATAATCAAATTCCAGGAAGAGTTGGACAATGGCTTGGTTGGCAAATCGTTAGAAGTTATATGGAAAACAATGAAGACGTTACTTTACA
It encodes the following:
- the gldB gene encoding gliding motility lipoprotein GldB, whose translation is MKQFLTILIAVSLFSCKDESKVEEAVAQIPVEFKVERFDQVFWTSKPEDLQKVKAQYPYFFPANIPDSTLINKLKNPLLKELYKEVQMKYPNLGKIENDMEKLFAHVQYYFPKYKTPRVITLINEVDTDGRVFYVDTLALVSLDCYLGKDHRFYVDFPEFKKFEFEENQILPNLVSSFCYGKIATPTDRTLLSAMIYYGKELYMKDKLIPEYSDADKMGYTDLQLKFCQENEYYMWSNLVENKLLYDSNPKNEQRFINPAPFSKFYLEIDNQIPGRVGQWLGWQIVRSYMENNEDVTLQELLEMDAKTIFENSKYKPKKQ